A stretch of Henckelia pumila isolate YLH828 chromosome 4, ASM3356847v2, whole genome shotgun sequence DNA encodes these proteins:
- the LOC140865598 gene encoding pollen-specific leucine-rich repeat extensin-like protein 4, giving the protein MANPRKKMAFGCFLFVFSFLSSSFSYASTDLQAAHVASRQLLHLARGEDLLLEYEFPVDSGATFPNSRLKKAYVALQEWKKAIYSDPFNFTCNWEGADVCAYKGVFCEQALDDSNDTVVAGVDLNHADIAGHLPEALGYLSDISLLHINSNRFCGIVPPSIKQMKLLHELDLSNNRFVGPFPDVVLELPNLKYLDLRFNDFEGELPKELFEKDLDAIFLNNNRFHSNIPENLGNSPASVVVISNNKLKGCIPQSIGNMAGMLDEFIASKNDLSGCLPEEITLLNTTTVFDISGNKFVGDLPQGMEYMQGLEILDVEKNMLRGKVPESICTLPSLKNFTFSLNYFDTKDPQCYPGVIPELVVYGKKNCFAGERQQRSEDDCYKTLKEVVDCSSTGCRPSNDGQGAKPKIPKNHGPSKSSPNKETPRENPPTAKPGSSPSVPKSQPTNPKPKFSQSPPIPQVHKPGHSNPPKASIPPPTVRPHKVPKHTPIPTSPKPEKPIPHTIGGSYTSPPPPLIFSPPPTPVFSPQQPVHSPPPSHRNSSPPPVFSPPPPVYSPPPSAPVVSPPPPVHSPPPRPIHSPPPPPPTVSPPPPPVYSPPPPPPTVSPPPPPVYSPPPPPPTVSPPPPPVYSPPPPPPIFSPPPPVYSPPPPPVHSPPPPPVYSPPPPPIFSPPPPPVFSPPPPVQSPPPLFSPPPPPTPQPSPPPPVFKPIILPPHLGASYASPPPPVIQGY; this is encoded by the coding sequence ATGGCGAACCCTCGGAAAAAAATGGCTTTCGGCTGCTTTCTCtttgttttttcttttctctcCTCTTCGTTTTCTTATGCATCAACTGATCTTCAAGCAGCACATGTTGCAAGTCGCCAGCTTTTACATTTGGCGAGAGGGGAAGATCTTCTTCTTGAGTATGAGTTTCCGGTTGATTCAGGGGCCACTTTCCCGAATTCTAGGCTAAAAAAAGCTTATGTTGCCCTCCAGGAATGGAAGAAGGCCATTTATTCTGATCCATTTAACTTTACGTGTAATTGGGAGGGAGCGGATGTGTGCGCGTACAAGGGTGTCTTTTGCGAGCAGGCATTGGATGATTCTAATGACACTGTGGTCGCCGGGGTCGACTTGAACCATGCAGACATCGCTGGGCATCTTCCCGAAGCTCTTGGGTACTTATCAGACATTAGTCTTCTACATATAAACTCAAACCGGTTTTGTGGGATCGTGCCACCGTCAATCAAGCAAATGAAGCTTCTCCACGAGCTCGATTTAAGCAACAATCGGTTCGTGGGACCTTTTCCGGATGTTGTGTTGGAACTTCCCAACCTCAAGTACCTTGATCTAAGGTTCAATGATTTTGAAGGGGAATTGCCAAAAGAATTATTCGAAAAAGACCTCGATGCCATTTTCTTGAACAACAACAGGTTTCATTCTAACATCCCCGAGAATCTAGGCAACTCCCCGGCTTCTGTGGTGGTGATCTCCAACAACAAGTTGAAGGGATGCATTCCACAAAGCATTGGAAACATGGCAGGCATGTTGGACGAATTTATCGCATCCAAAAACGATCTTTCTGGATGTTTGCCTGAAGAAATTACCCTTCTGAACACTACCACAGTTTTTGACATTAGTGGTAACAAGTTCGTGGGCGACCTTCCACAAGGCATGGAATACATGCAAGGCCTCGAAATCTTAGACGTTGAAAAGAACATGCTTAGGGGTAAGGTGCCTGAAAGTATTTGCACTTTGCCAAGTTTGAAGAATTTTACATTCTCTTTGAACTACTTTGATACAAAGGATCCACAATGTTATCCCGGCGTCATACCCGAGCTTGTGGTGTATGGAAAGAAAAATTGTTTTGCTGGAGAACGGCAACAGAGATCGGAAGATGACTGCTACAAAACTTTGAAAGAAGTGGTGGATTGCAGCTCTACAGGATGCAGGCCTTCTAATGATGGTCAAGGGGCAAAGCCGAAGATCCCAAAAAATCATGGTCCTTCAAAATCAAGCCCCAATAAAGAAACTCCCAGGGAAAATCCACCAACGGCAAAACCTGGTTCTAGCCCATCTGTACCAAAGTCACAACCAACAAATCCTAAACCAAAGTTTTCCCAGTCACCACCGATTCCACAGGTTCATAAACCAGGGCACTCAAACCCACCAAAGGCTTCGATTCCACCTCCCACAGTGAGACCACATAAGGTTCCGAAACATACTCCAATTCCGACTTCTCCTAAACCAGAGAAACCGATTCCACATACAATTGGTGGATCTTACACATCACCTCCACCACCACTTATCTTCTCACCCCCACCAACTCCAGTTTTCTCCCCTCAACAGCCAGTGCACTCACCTCCACCATCCCATAGAAACTCGTCGCCGCCTCCTGTTTTCTCCCCTCCACCTCCAGTATACTCACCACCACCATCAGCTCCAGTTGTCTCACCTCCACCTCCAGTACACTCACCACCACCACGTCCCATACACTCACCTCCTCCACCACCTCCCACCGTCTCTCCTCCTCCACCTCCAGTGTACTCACCACCTCCACCACCTCCCACGGTCTCCCCTCCTCCACCTCCAGTGTACTCACCGCCGCCACCACCTCCCACCGTCTCTCCTCCTCCACCTCCAGTGTACTCACCGCCGCCACCACCTCCCATTTTCTCTCCTCCACCTCCAGTGTACTCACCACCACCACCGCCTGTTCACTCCCCACCTCCTCCACCAGTGTACTCCCCTCCCCCGCCCCCTATTTTCtctccaccaccaccaccagtTTTCTCACCCCCACCTCCCGTCCAATCACCACCACCATTGTTCTCTCCACCACCGCCACCAACACCTCAACCATCACCACCTCCTCCAGTTTTCAAACCAATCATTCTCCCACCACACTTGGGGGCTAGCTATGCATCGCCACCACCACCAGTCATCCAAGGATATTAA